ACGATCGACGGTCGCCGGAAGGGCGCGTGCCTCTTCTGCCAAGAGTACTTCATGGACTTGTACCTTCTCGCCGAGTTGAAAACGATTTCGCTGAAAGTGACCACGGTCGACATGCAGAAACCGCCGCCCGATTTCCGCACCAACTTTCAGGCAACGCCCCCGCCAATCTTAATCGATAACGGCGACGCGATATTGGAAAACGAGAAGATCGAGCGGCACATCATGAAGAACATTCCCGGTGGGCATAATCTGTTCGTGCAGGATAAAGAAGTGGCTACCCTTGTCGAGAACTTGTTCAGCGTACGTTTCCAAAGCAATGGCCGCCAACACTTATACTTGCTCGCTACTTTCTCGACGTATCGTACACGCACGCGCGTATTTCtgttttagaaattgaaactGTTGTTGTTGAACGCGAAGGACAAGGACAAAGATCCGAAATCCTCGTCCCTGATGGCTCACTTACGCAAAATCGACGAGCATCTGGGCCGTAAGGGCACCCGTTTCCTCACAGGCGACACGATGTGCTGTTTCGATTGCGAGCTTATGCCACGGCTTCAACACATCAGGGTGGCCGGCAAATATTTCGCGGATTTTGAGATCCCCGAGACTCTGGTGCATCTCTGGCGATATATGCACCACATGTACAGGCTGGACGCGTTTTTGCAGAGTTGTCCGGCTGATCAGGATATTATTAATCACTATAAGTTACAGCaggttgaataaatttattaagagaatctcttttttctatctttt
This region of Apis mellifera strain DH4 linkage group LG14, Amel_HAv3.1, whole genome shotgun sequence genomic DNA includes:
- the LOC408481 gene encoding chloride intracellular channel exc-4, which translates into the protein MADDSHENGTSNGDVPEIELIIKASTIDGRRKGACLFCQEYFMDLYLLAELKTISLKVTTVDMQKPPPDFRTNFQATPPPILIDNGDAILENEKIERHIMKNIPGGHNLFVQDKEVATLVENLFSKLKLLLLNAKDKDKDPKSSSLMAHLRKIDEHLGRKGTRFLTGDTMCCFDCELMPRLQHIRVAGKYFADFEIPETLVHLWRYMHHMYRLDAFLQSCPADQDIINHYKLQQSMKMKKHEELETPTFTTSIPIEVNDD